The Nitrospira sp. genome has a segment encoding these proteins:
- a CDS encoding 50S ribosomal protein L18 has protein sequence MRLREKTDKLERRKQRVRQRVYGTPARPRLSVFRSKSHIYAQVIDDSKGRTLAAASTLDPEVKKAVQSKAPIEAAKEVGKLIANRAKAANIGAVVFDRGGHLYHGRIKALAEASREGGLQF, from the coding sequence GTGCGACTGCGTGAAAAAACTGACAAGCTGGAGCGGCGGAAGCAGCGGGTACGGCAGCGGGTGTACGGCACGCCAGCGCGTCCGCGCCTGAGCGTGTTCCGCAGCAAGAGTCATATCTACGCCCAGGTTATCGATGATAGTAAGGGGCGGACGCTGGCGGCCGCGTCCACGCTGGATCCGGAAGTGAAGAAGGCGGTGCAGTCAAAGGCGCCGATCGAGGCGGCCAAAGAAGTGGGCAAGCTGATTGCCAACCGTGCCAAGGCGGCAAATATCGGCGCCGTGGTCTTTGACCGTGGTGGGCACTTGTATCACGGCCGCATCAAGGCGCTGGCAGAAGCCTCGCGCGAAGGCGGATTGCAGTTTTAA
- a CDS encoding 50S ribosomal protein L6, whose product MSRIGRKVIAVPQKVDVAVAGRTVSVKGPLGQLQWPLKSGIDVAVANGQVQVTRAGNEPSVRAMHGLVRAELNNMIAGVTKGYEKTLEMTGVGYKAQQQGQNLQLSVGYNQPVSFAVPKGIEVKIDKQTIILLKGIDKRLVGQTAANLRAVKPPDVYKQKGIRYSGEVLRKKEGKTGK is encoded by the coding sequence ATGTCTCGGATCGGACGAAAAGTCATCGCAGTACCGCAAAAGGTCGATGTGGCCGTGGCAGGACGGACCGTATCCGTGAAGGGACCGCTCGGCCAGTTGCAGTGGCCGCTCAAGTCCGGCATTGACGTGGCGGTGGCGAATGGTCAGGTGCAGGTCACCCGCGCGGGCAATGAGCCTTCCGTGCGCGCTATGCACGGACTGGTACGCGCCGAACTGAACAACATGATCGCCGGCGTGACGAAGGGCTATGAGAAGACGCTGGAAATGACCGGCGTGGGTTACAAGGCACAGCAGCAGGGTCAGAATCTGCAACTGAGTGTCGGGTACAACCAGCCGGTCTCGTTTGCGGTGCCGAAGGGAATTGAGGTCAAGATCGACAAGCAAACGATTATTCTGCTGAAAGGTATCGACAAGCGGCTGGTTGGGCAGACGGCTGCCAATCTGCGGGCGGTGAAGCCACCGGACGTGTACAAGCAAAAAGGCATCCGGTATTCAGGCGAAGTCCTTCGCAAGAAGGAAGGCAAGACCGGTAAGTAG
- the rpsH gene encoding 30S ribosomal protein S8 — translation MVTDPIADLLIRIQNAARRGQEAVSIPASRLKTEILKVMQAEGFIGAYEKTTADGHSVLKVRLRYINDGQPVITGMRRISRPGRRVYAGKQEMQKVMGGMGLAIVSNSKGIMTDQASRRANLGGEVLCHIW, via the coding sequence ATGGTAACTGATCCCATTGCAGACCTGTTGATTCGCATCCAAAACGCGGCGCGCCGCGGGCAGGAGGCCGTGTCTATCCCTGCGTCCCGGCTCAAGACGGAGATTCTGAAAGTCATGCAAGCTGAGGGGTTCATTGGTGCCTACGAGAAGACGACCGCCGACGGCCATTCAGTGTTGAAGGTCCGGCTGCGGTATATCAACGACGGGCAGCCGGTCATCACTGGCATGCGCCGCATCAGCCGTCCGGGCCGCCGCGTCTATGCGGGCAAGCAAGAGATGCAGAAGGTAATGGGCGGGATGGGGCTGGCGATCGTGTCGAATTCAAAGGGCATCATGACGGACCAGGCTTCGCGGCGAGCCAATTTGGGCGGCGAAGTGCTCTGTCATATCTGGTAG
- a CDS encoding type Z 30S ribosomal protein S14 codes for MSRKALRLKSVTKQKFSTRQYHRCALCGRVRGFLRRFRMCRICFRQLSLKGEIPGVTKASW; via the coding sequence GTGTCACGTAAAGCATTGCGGCTCAAGTCGGTTACCAAGCAGAAGTTTTCCACCCGGCAGTACCACCGATGTGCCTTGTGCGGGCGCGTGCGGGGATTTCTCCGGCGATTTCGGATGTGCCGCATCTGCTTCCGGCAGTTGAGTCTGAAGGGGGAAATTCCCGGCGTGACGAAGGCTAGTTGGTAA